One Pullulanibacillus sp. KACC 23026 DNA segment encodes these proteins:
- a CDS encoding DeoR/GlpR family DNA-binding transcription regulator, giving the protein MFKVTDETIRRDLRALEQEGILMRSYGGAFIQSGVENLIDSTIRTSVYVESKTFIAEKCKRLINNGDVIFLDNSTTAFYIAKEIKDMRLTLVTNSLTITNYLAHQGNIRLIVAGGFLSAKEQAFYGIGAEKAIKEYYVDKAFLSCRSLSIENGCTDSNELWTQVRKTIIERSKERYLVADFSKFNQTSFMHICGFDKINAIVTDKPLGPEWHSALQSFDCGIFDEGRPDSFHDNE; this is encoded by the coding sequence ATGTTTAAAGTCACTGATGAAACAATTCGGCGCGACCTTCGAGCTCTCGAACAAGAAGGTATACTCATGCGCTCCTATGGGGGTGCATTCATACAATCCGGCGTTGAAAATCTCATCGATTCAACCATTCGAACATCCGTATACGTCGAGAGTAAGACATTTATTGCCGAAAAGTGTAAACGCCTCATAAACAATGGGGATGTCATTTTTCTGGATAACTCTACAACCGCATTTTACATTGCAAAAGAAATTAAGGACATGCGATTAACCTTAGTAACCAACTCTTTGACAATAACGAATTATTTGGCCCATCAAGGTAACATTCGCCTAATAGTAGCTGGAGGCTTTCTCTCTGCCAAGGAGCAGGCCTTCTACGGTATTGGGGCTGAAAAAGCCATCAAGGAATATTATGTAGACAAAGCATTTTTATCCTGCCGTTCTCTTTCTATTGAGAACGGCTGTACTGATTCAAATGAATTATGGACCCAAGTTCGCAAAACAATTATCGAACGATCCAAGGAACGATATCTGGTGGCGGACTTCTCAAAATTTAACCAGACCTCATTTATGCATATTTGTGGCTTCGACAAAATTAATGCAATAGTTACAGATAAACCCCTAGGGCCGGAATGGCATAGTGCTCTGCAATCATTTGATTGTGGTATTTTTGATGAGGGAAGGCCGGATAGTTTTCACGATAACGAGTAG
- a CDS encoding YifB family Mg chelatase-like AAA ATPase, whose amino-acid sequence MTTVIPSIGLKGMEGYVVEVEVQLVPGIEGMSIVGLPDASVKESRERVLATLYAYGCEVLDKKIIVNLSPSEQRKNSPIFDLAMAIGIMKESGFIKQDIPKDATFLGVLSLGGEVKPVEGMLPAILSAKRQGFKVLYVPPILDVPIHKIEGIECRFVYSIDDVIPSFSGQMSTFQFSQVTSLSSPPTASFKKDFKQVIGHEQAKRALEISAAGGHNVLMSGPPGCGKSLLSECYPSLLPNLSPEDYFEVLSIYQLAGVSPSAPHLPPYRSPHHSASSVSLIGGGSHPKPGEVSLAHRGVLFLDEMAEFPKRTLDMLRQPIETGRVTISRATATVMYPARFILLGAMNPCPCGYLGSNEVYCTCTPNQIQSYRNRISGPIIDRMDILLSLSPVQLDIQAMTRNESSAQIAERVLEARERQHKRYQGESWNGTVSVGDLLKKCPLSPHQEHMLNQASRKQQWSTRTQVKIIRLARTISDLLGSPEVTDEALWEALTLRRWSYSKDIKVSRGS is encoded by the coding sequence ATGACGACGGTGATTCCGAGTATTGGACTGAAAGGCATGGAAGGCTATGTGGTAGAAGTAGAGGTTCAGTTAGTTCCAGGTATAGAGGGGATGAGTATTGTGGGGTTGCCGGATGCATCGGTGAAGGAATCACGTGAACGCGTGTTGGCAACGCTTTATGCTTATGGGTGTGAGGTGTTGGACAAGAAGATCATCGTAAATTTATCCCCATCAGAGCAACGGAAAAATAGTCCAATTTTTGATTTAGCGATGGCTATAGGGATTATGAAAGAGAGTGGGTTTATTAAACAAGATATTCCGAAAGACGCCACTTTTTTGGGTGTTTTGTCGTTAGGTGGAGAGGTGAAGCCTGTTGAAGGGATGCTGCCAGCCATTTTATCTGCCAAAAGACAAGGATTTAAGGTCCTGTATGTCCCACCAATATTAGATGTTCCGATCCATAAGATTGAAGGAATTGAATGCCGTTTTGTGTATTCAATAGATGACGTTATCCCATCATTTTCGGGTCAGATGTCGACCTTTCAATTCTCCCAAGTTACCTCTCTTTCCTCGCCCCCCACTGCCTCTTTTAAGAAAGATTTCAAACAGGTGATTGGACATGAACAAGCGAAGCGGGCTTTGGAAATTTCCGCTGCGGGTGGGCACAATGTGTTGATGTCTGGTCCTCCTGGTTGTGGAAAGAGTTTGTTATCTGAATGTTATCCTTCACTTTTACCAAATTTGTCTCCAGAGGACTATTTTGAAGTGCTTTCCATCTATCAATTAGCGGGTGTGTCACCTTCCGCTCCGCATTTACCACCTTATCGGTCTCCTCATCATTCTGCATCTTCCGTCTCTTTAATTGGGGGCGGTTCTCACCCAAAGCCAGGTGAAGTGTCACTTGCCCATCGAGGCGTCTTATTTTTAGATGAGATGGCAGAATTCCCAAAGCGAACATTAGATATGCTGAGGCAGCCTATTGAAACTGGACGGGTCACCATAAGTCGAGCGACTGCGACCGTCATGTATCCAGCACGTTTTATCCTTCTTGGTGCCATGAATCCTTGCCCATGTGGATATTTGGGTTCCAATGAGGTGTATTGTACGTGTACACCGAACCAGATCCAATCCTATAGAAACAGAATTTCTGGACCAATCATAGACCGAATGGATATCCTGTTATCTTTATCTCCGGTTCAGCTAGATATTCAAGCCATGACGCGTAATGAGTCATCTGCTCAGATTGCCGAACGTGTGTTGGAGGCAAGAGAACGTCAACACAAACGGTATCAAGGCGAATCGTGGAACGGCACGGTATCGGTGGGCGACCTCTTAAAGAAGTGCCCTTTATCACCGCATCAAGAACACATGTTAAACCAAGCGTCCCGAAAACAGCAGTGGAGCACTCGAACCCAAGTAAAAATCATTCGATTAGCACGAACGATCTCGGATTTATTAGGATCACCGGAGGTAACCGATGAAGCCCTGTGGGAAGCGTTAACGCTCAGAAGATGGTCCTATTCCAAAGACATAAAAGTGAGTCGTGGGTCATAA
- a CDS encoding type II toxin-antitoxin system RelE/ParE family toxin — protein sequence MKKENYKGFKVLFTEEFEWCLDKIQRFFSEQGEETLRWWYSREDEIIEYIETNLSENPFIGREVERGSFKGLRRMTYGKSKHVMLNYIIYYAVFEKDGYVDVINILPSRTERKRIRK from the coding sequence ATGAAAAAAGAAAATTATAAGGGATTTAAAGTCCTTTTTACCGAAGAATTTGAATGGTGTTTAGACAAAATTCAACGATTTTTTTCTGAACAAGGGGAAGAAACCTTGCGTTGGTGGTACTCGAGAGAAGATGAAATCATCGAATACATTGAAACCAACCTTTCTGAAAATCCATTTATAGGTAGGGAAGTTGAGAGGGGGAGTTTTAAAGGTCTAAGAAGAATGACCTATGGGAAAAGCAAGCATGTCATGCTGAATTATATCATTTATTATGCTGTGTTTGAAAAAGATGGCTATGTAGATGTCATTAACATTCTCCCTTCAAGAACAGAACGTAAACGTATTCGGAAATAA
- a CDS encoding IS66 family transposase: protein MGNASNNNEKLIRLLEEQLDHSNQQNKDLSKKLDQSTKQIEALTEQIRHLTKRLYGSKTEKSKYNGPEGQFSLFEVDPSFSEPEHTEEQSQQTISYTVVRKAQNKKRNDSLDDGIEIEAVHHHPENLVCDCCQGQMIEIGSTVTREEAEFVPARMKKIQHIEHAYECKDCKTDLHQKAQIKRGKSPQPPIQRSLASPSVLAKVIYDKFIQYLPLYRQVKEWERYGLKTNDKNLSNWVIRVSQDWLLLIYEQMKQAVMTKSLLHVDETYGQIINRSDGKSGQTNAYNWVYRSVPSQGPTIILFQSSLSRSRSVLGNFLGDFSGTIICDGYSAYDKIKGVTFANCWAHVRRYWLKVESKNGKTGVKFCDDLYRLERQFKHLPPSKRRKQRQKYSKPIVDKLLSWIEGLPFLGKSAIAKAVQYTFNRMDGLKAFLNDGRIEIDNNPAENAIRPSVIGRKNWLHSVSEAGAQANAVCLSLAETAKANGVDFYQYLVKLLTDLPNLDIHRDPEILKQYMPWSKNIQLECGK, encoded by the coding sequence ATGGGTAATGCTTCTAACAATAACGAGAAGTTAATACGACTTCTCGAAGAGCAATTGGATCATTCCAATCAACAAAACAAGGATCTATCAAAAAAGCTAGATCAATCAACTAAACAGATTGAAGCATTAACCGAGCAAATTCGCCATTTAACAAAACGTTTATATGGTTCAAAAACCGAGAAATCTAAATATAACGGTCCAGAGGGACAATTTTCATTATTTGAGGTTGACCCGTCTTTTAGCGAACCTGAGCACACAGAAGAACAAAGCCAACAGACGATTTCTTACACTGTTGTACGAAAAGCTCAAAATAAAAAACGGAACGATTCACTGGACGACGGTATTGAAATAGAAGCTGTTCATCATCACCCTGAAAATTTGGTCTGTGACTGTTGTCAAGGGCAAATGATTGAAATTGGTAGCACCGTTACGCGTGAAGAAGCAGAGTTTGTTCCAGCAAGAATGAAGAAAATTCAACACATTGAACATGCCTATGAATGTAAGGACTGTAAAACTGATTTACATCAAAAAGCACAGATTAAACGCGGAAAATCCCCGCAACCTCCCATTCAACGGAGTCTCGCAAGTCCTAGTGTCCTTGCCAAAGTGATCTATGATAAATTCATACAATACTTGCCCCTTTATCGTCAGGTAAAGGAATGGGAACGATATGGTCTAAAAACCAATGATAAAAATCTTTCAAATTGGGTCATCCGTGTTTCTCAGGATTGGTTATTGCTTATTTACGAACAAATGAAGCAAGCTGTAATGACTAAATCTCTTTTACATGTTGATGAAACTTACGGACAAATTATTAACCGATCTGATGGTAAATCCGGACAGACTAACGCCTACAATTGGGTCTATCGAAGTGTCCCTAGTCAAGGCCCCACGATTATTTTGTTCCAAAGTTCGTTATCGCGCTCTCGCTCTGTTCTTGGAAACTTTCTAGGTGATTTTTCTGGAACCATTATCTGCGATGGCTATTCCGCCTATGACAAAATTAAAGGCGTAACCTTTGCGAATTGTTGGGCCCACGTCCGACGTTATTGGTTGAAAGTAGAAAGTAAGAATGGGAAAACCGGTGTGAAATTTTGTGATGATTTATATCGGTTAGAAAGACAATTCAAGCACTTACCTCCGAGTAAAAGACGCAAGCAACGGCAAAAATATTCAAAGCCAATCGTTGATAAATTACTGTCGTGGATTGAAGGTTTACCATTCTTGGGGAAAAGCGCCATAGCAAAAGCTGTTCAGTACACCTTTAACCGGATGGATGGCTTAAAAGCATTCTTAAATGATGGCCGGATTGAAATTGATAATAATCCGGCTGAAAATGCCATTCGGCCAAGTGTTATTGGTCGGAAAAATTGGCTTCACTCCGTAAGTGAAGCTGGTGCTCAAGCAAATGCCGTTTGTTTGAGCCTCGCAGAAACCGCTAAAGCAAATGGCGTCGATTTCTATCAGTATCTTGTAAAGTTACTAACTGATCTGCCAAATTTAGATATTCATAGAGATCCAGAAATTCTAAAACAATATATGCCTTGGTCAAAGAATATCCAATTAGAATGTGGCAAATAG
- a CDS encoding triose-phosphate isomerase translates to MARTDKCYIGTNTKMYKGIQDTLLFLKELNELTKDLSRKELELFVIPSFITLDSAVRCIPAENISIGAQNMCWEDNGQFTGEISPIMLKEVGVKIVEIGHSERRHVLHETDIEENKKVLSALHHGFTPLLCVGETLEQKDWGIAEETIRRQLKLGLRGVTSSMAQQLWIAYEPVWAIGTSGVPATKEYADKKHKLIKQTLAELFGKEIGWDIPVLYGGSVNSENATELIQMPHIDGLFIGRSAWNARNFSRIIQNVLPIFLPTKERRNSMIPNQLFSLHEEIHNKDFILATYYIELDSDSNVISKASSMAIGQTVGTWVPVPGITDEMRENHMGRVVNIIDVPPIELSSQHTSQTRTYLIQIAYPNVNFEASFPMILTTLLGNDASTSAQVKLVDLQFPKSLSEQFVGPKFGIEGLRKLTGVEDRPLVLNMIKPCIGFSPQVGAKIFYETALGGVDFIKDDELLGNPEFCRAEERVRFYNEAAKAVFEKTGHKTRYIVNVTERADRQLDHVKRVVDAGAELIMLNFAAVGYSMFQAVSESVPVPVLGHYASSGMFYEGKNSGMTSPLAIGKFPRLAGADIVMMNTPYGGYPLEYLKYIRTAHELSLPYYNLKPTFPSLGGGVHPGQAELFINDLGTDIILAPGGSIQGHPDGATAGARAMRQAIDAVLQGISIEEAAKEHTELGKAIHLWGVKKVNK, encoded by the coding sequence ATGGCGAGGACGGACAAATGTTACATCGGGACAAATACCAAAATGTATAAAGGTATTCAGGATACGTTGTTATTTCTAAAGGAATTAAATGAGCTTACAAAAGATCTTTCACGGAAGGAACTCGAATTGTTTGTGATTCCTTCCTTTATTACCCTCGACAGTGCTGTAAGATGTATACCCGCAGAAAATATATCGATTGGTGCTCAAAACATGTGTTGGGAAGATAATGGTCAATTTACCGGTGAAATATCTCCAATCATGCTAAAGGAAGTTGGGGTTAAAATTGTTGAAATTGGACACTCCGAACGAAGACATGTTCTTCATGAAACCGATATTGAAGAAAATAAAAAGGTGCTAAGCGCTTTACACCATGGTTTTACTCCCTTGCTGTGTGTCGGTGAAACGCTAGAACAGAAGGATTGGGGTATTGCTGAGGAAACAATCCGAAGGCAATTAAAATTGGGCTTGCGAGGCGTGACCTCATCAATGGCTCAACAACTTTGGATTGCCTATGAACCTGTTTGGGCCATTGGAACTAGCGGGGTGCCTGCCACTAAAGAGTATGCTGACAAAAAACATAAACTCATCAAACAAACCTTGGCGGAACTGTTTGGGAAAGAAATTGGGTGGGATATTCCAGTCCTTTATGGCGGGAGTGTAAACTCTGAAAATGCAACAGAGCTTATTCAAATGCCTCACATAGATGGCCTCTTTATTGGCAGAAGTGCGTGGAATGCCAGAAATTTCAGCAGGATTATTCAAAATGTTCTTCCAATTTTTTTGCCAACGAAAGAAAGGAGAAACTCAATGATCCCTAACCAATTGTTCAGCTTACATGAAGAGATCCACAATAAAGATTTTATTTTGGCAACCTATTATATTGAATTAGACAGCGATAGTAATGTGATTTCCAAGGCCTCTTCTATGGCCATTGGTCAAACAGTTGGCACTTGGGTTCCAGTTCCTGGAATAACAGATGAAATGAGAGAAAACCACATGGGACGCGTTGTCAATATTATAGATGTACCTCCAATTGAACTGAGCTCTCAACATACCTCCCAAACCCGTACTTATCTCATTCAAATTGCTTATCCAAATGTTAATTTTGAAGCATCCTTTCCAATGATTCTTACCACACTTCTAGGAAATGATGCTTCAACATCAGCCCAGGTAAAACTCGTTGACCTTCAATTTCCAAAGAGTTTATCTGAACAATTTGTCGGTCCCAAATTTGGAATTGAAGGTCTCAGGAAACTAACTGGTGTGGAAGATCGCCCCTTGGTCCTAAACATGATCAAGCCATGCATAGGATTCTCTCCCCAGGTTGGGGCCAAAATATTTTACGAAACGGCCTTAGGCGGTGTTGATTTCATCAAAGATGATGAGTTGCTAGGAAACCCGGAATTTTGTCGGGCTGAGGAACGTGTAAGGTTTTACAATGAGGCAGCTAAAGCCGTATTCGAGAAAACTGGTCACAAAACTAGATACATAGTGAATGTTACCGAACGGGCCGATAGGCAGTTAGATCACGTAAAGCGAGTCGTTGATGCTGGAGCTGAGTTGATTATGCTCAACTTTGCAGCAGTAGGTTACAGTATGTTCCAAGCCGTTTCTGAGAGTGTACCAGTACCGGTATTAGGGCATTATGCAAGTTCAGGAATGTTCTACGAGGGGAAAAACAGCGGCATGACCTCTCCATTGGCAATAGGTAAATTTCCGAGATTAGCCGGTGCCGACATTGTTATGATGAACACCCCATACGGAGGGTACCCACTTGAGTATCTGAAATATATTCGCACAGCACATGAACTATCTCTTCCTTACTATAATTTAAAACCAACCTTCCCATCTTTGGGTGGAGGGGTACATCCGGGCCAAGCGGAACTGTTCATTAATGATTTGGGAACGGACATTATCTTGGCTCCAGGTGGTTCCATCCAAGGACATCCTGACGGAGCAACGGCTGGTGCTCGTGCTATGCGTCAGGCCATAGACGCAGTGCTACAAGGAATAAGTATTGAAGAAGCAGCCAAGGAACATACTGAGTTAGGAAAAGCAATCCATCTATGGGGAGTTAAGAAGGTAAATAAATAA
- the istA gene encoding IS21 family transposase has protein sequence MLAMSDINCIKHLRNNKGLSITKIQETLGINWRTAKKYADEDQIPQSKIKSKEGMMYQEHWGEIVSDWLIEDLKLKKKLRRTKKELFKELKELGFKGSYRTVCYFITDWENSHNEDGTDRGFDRLEHPPSEAQVDFGIMEAVKDGEFVDIHTLVMSFPYSNAAFAVPLPSENQECFLQGLNILFNQAGGVPRKIRIDNLTPAVKKTRSKTAEAQLTDAFIQFKNYYGFDVQVCNPRSGNEKGNVENKVGYVRYNFFSVSPVMNNFEELTETLRVQLSNDRKRLHYEKEIMIEELWKQESNYLLALPQKNYPVFKEHEITVNKYNEAQIDKALIHIPRAANYSSIYLILTWDRFKAVSPNGEILLEDYRPYMNNKRAIPWISVVKDWIRKPRIVAYSRYQRYLPGRIKDYLMVDDLSLRKDRLKELVNLLVTHDMKRINEEFYDLISEQNGDPYGVNWNLYDSLAPSDDGGELI, from the coding sequence ATGCTAGCAATGTCTGATATTAATTGTATCAAACACTTACGAAACAACAAAGGTTTATCGATAACAAAAATCCAGGAAACATTAGGAATCAATTGGCGAACTGCTAAAAAATACGCTGATGAAGATCAGATCCCCCAATCAAAGATAAAGTCTAAAGAAGGAATGATGTATCAAGAACATTGGGGAGAGATCGTTTCTGATTGGCTGATTGAGGATCTAAAGTTAAAGAAAAAATTGCGTCGCACAAAAAAGGAGCTATTTAAAGAACTTAAAGAATTGGGTTTTAAAGGATCCTATAGAACTGTTTGTTATTTTATAACGGATTGGGAGAATAGCCATAACGAGGATGGAACGGATAGAGGTTTTGATCGGCTGGAACATCCACCTAGTGAAGCGCAAGTGGACTTTGGGATTATGGAAGCTGTTAAAGATGGAGAATTTGTAGATATACATACCCTAGTTATGTCATTCCCATATAGTAATGCAGCTTTTGCCGTCCCACTACCCTCAGAGAATCAGGAATGCTTTCTTCAAGGTTTAAATATTCTATTTAACCAAGCTGGTGGTGTACCAAGGAAAATTAGAATAGATAATTTAACACCCGCTGTAAAGAAAACAAGATCTAAAACAGCTGAGGCTCAATTAACAGATGCCTTTATACAATTTAAGAATTACTATGGTTTTGATGTACAGGTATGTAATCCTCGCAGCGGAAACGAAAAAGGAAACGTGGAAAATAAAGTTGGCTATGTTCGTTATAACTTTTTCAGTGTTTCTCCAGTCATGAATAATTTTGAAGAGTTAACAGAAACCCTTCGGGTTCAGTTATCCAATGATCGAAAGAGACTGCACTATGAAAAAGAAATTATGATTGAAGAGCTTTGGAAACAAGAGTCAAACTATTTATTAGCGTTACCGCAAAAAAACTATCCTGTTTTCAAAGAACATGAGATCACAGTGAACAAATACAACGAGGCTCAAATAGATAAAGCTTTGATTCATATTCCGAGAGCAGCTAATTATTCGAGTATCTATTTAATTCTCACTTGGGATAGATTTAAAGCTGTCTCACCAAACGGTGAAATATTATTAGAAGACTACAGACCTTATATGAATAATAAGCGAGCGATTCCATGGATTTCAGTTGTTAAAGATTGGATCCGAAAACCAAGAATTGTGGCCTACTCACGTTACCAGAGATATTTACCCGGTAGGATAAAAGATTATTTAATGGTTGACGATTTATCATTAAGAAAAGATAGACTTAAAGAGTTAGTCAACCTTTTGGTGACTCATGATATGAAGAGAATAAATGAAGAATTTTATGATTTGATTTCTGAACAAAATGGAGATCCATATGGAGTTAACTGGAATTTGTATGACTCATTAGCTCCATCTGATGATGGAGGTGAACTCATATGA
- the tnpB gene encoding IS66 family insertion sequence element accessory protein TnpB (TnpB, as the term is used for proteins encoded by IS66 family insertion elements, is considered an accessory protein, since TnpC, encoded by a neighboring gene, is a DDE family transposase.), whose protein sequence is MKHDYTNVENIYIICGKTDMRKGIDGLATLIQDSFELDLYGDSIFLFSGRSKDRYKCLYFDGNGFAMLYKRLDNGKLQWPKDEKEVRNLTQQELRWLLEGLSLQQPKAIQRSQASVF, encoded by the coding sequence ATGAAACACGATTATACAAATGTGGAAAACATTTATATTATTTGCGGTAAGACTGACATGAGAAAAGGGATCGATGGTCTCGCAACTTTGATTCAAGATTCTTTCGAACTTGACCTTTATGGGGATTCCATCTTTCTGTTCTCTGGTCGAAGTAAAGATCGATATAAGTGTTTGTATTTTGATGGCAATGGATTTGCCATGCTTTATAAGCGATTGGATAACGGAAAACTCCAATGGCCGAAAGATGAAAAGGAAGTACGTAACCTAACACAACAAGAGCTTCGCTGGTTGTTAGAAGGTTTATCGCTCCAGCAACCCAAAGCCATTCAAAGATCGCAGGCAAGTGTATTTTAA
- a CDS encoding plasmid pRiA4b ORF-3 family protein — protein sequence MYIQATKKLLDQLEIKGASPTREEEALFTWHANLITINRRKTVVLVNDASRYCLVLYGMKKKDWESWETLILSAIRKVLLDEGISEEVVERYIEQAGLVDTYKSKNRQTTAWVNKACDYVQLFEYDFDEHASLVQTEMSKKVSRYLVGLGTGTSDYFVPYEQMLKDLEAFAGGPIFKRQAVVVHIRMRLEHFQVWRRLLVPTDISFYSFHEILQIAFGWTNSHLHEFEIVSLKNENKSIALLVHDEEAFEYGYETPMFWDTEVRLTDYLPQFQVVYTYDYGDNWQHEVVVEDVLQDYDKPFAICLDGAGDRPPEDVGGEGGYDEFKKAMTDDSHPEHYSFKEWVSTQWGIEFDLDHVNRRLRYV from the coding sequence ATGTATATACAGGCTACCAAAAAGTTATTAGATCAATTAGAGATCAAAGGAGCATCTCCTACTAGAGAAGAGGAGGCCCTTTTTACCTGGCACGCGAATCTCATCACGATTAATCGGAGAAAAACCGTTGTGCTTGTGAATGATGCCAGTCGTTATTGCTTAGTGCTATATGGAATGAAGAAAAAGGACTGGGAGTCATGGGAAACGCTGATCCTATCTGCCATACGTAAGGTGCTTCTTGATGAAGGAATTTCTGAAGAGGTGGTTGAACGCTATATAGAGCAGGCGGGATTGGTGGACACTTATAAGAGTAAGAATCGCCAAACCACTGCCTGGGTGAATAAAGCATGCGACTATGTTCAGTTGTTTGAATATGACTTTGATGAACACGCTTCTTTGGTACAGACGGAAATGAGTAAAAAAGTAAGCCGATATCTCGTTGGATTAGGTACAGGTACAAGTGACTATTTTGTCCCCTATGAACAAATGCTGAAGGATCTGGAAGCTTTTGCGGGAGGGCCAATCTTTAAAAGACAGGCTGTTGTTGTTCATATTCGAATGAGGCTTGAACACTTCCAAGTCTGGCGGCGTTTGTTGGTACCAACAGACATCAGTTTCTATTCTTTTCATGAGATCCTGCAGATCGCCTTCGGATGGACGAATTCCCATCTTCATGAGTTTGAGATTGTCTCGCTCAAAAATGAGAACAAGTCAATTGCCCTACTGGTACATGATGAAGAGGCTTTTGAATACGGGTATGAGACACCGATGTTTTGGGATACAGAAGTGCGTCTAACGGATTATCTCCCGCAGTTTCAGGTTGTCTATACGTATGATTATGGCGATAATTGGCAGCATGAGGTCGTCGTAGAAGACGTCCTTCAGGATTATGACAAACCCTTTGCTATTTGTTTAGATGGGGCTGGTGACCGTCCTCCAGAAGACGTCGGTGGTGAGGGCGGTTATGATGAGTTCAAGAAAGCTATGACCGATGACAGCCATCCCGAGCACTATAGCTTTAAAGAATGGGTAAGTACACAATGGGGTATAGAATTCGATTTAGATCATGTCAATCGTCGGTTGCGATATGTGTAA
- a CDS encoding transposase, whose protein sequence is MGRSKRSWSPNHFYHVVMRGNRRDALFREPTDFTTYLHILETVHDKAPFELASYCLMTNHLHLLIRSHSQPLSKVMSLLNKRYANYYNTRYRLTGHVYEKRYYSKIVDSKEGMLEVSRYIHLNPVEARMVESPEQYTWSSYRFFLDHPIILPPSYMKTYILLDYFTGSPEARKRKYWEWCLSLD, encoded by the coding sequence ATGGGACGTTCAAAACGAAGCTGGTCACCGAATCATTTTTATCACGTCGTCATGCGTGGAAACCGCCGGGATGCATTATTCAGAGAGCCGACTGATTTTACGACCTATCTTCATATACTCGAAACGGTCCATGATAAAGCCCCTTTTGAACTTGCCTCGTATTGCCTCATGACCAATCACCTTCATCTCCTCATTCGTTCACACAGTCAACCACTATCTAAAGTGATGTCACTCCTTAATAAACGCTATGCCAATTACTACAATACCCGCTATCGCCTGACAGGACATGTGTATGAAAAACGATATTATTCCAAGATAGTGGATTCCAAAGAAGGGATGTTAGAGGTCAGTCGCTACATCCATCTTAATCCTGTTGAAGCCCGTATGGTGGAGTCACCAGAACAGTATACTTGGAGCAGTTATCGCTTCTTTCTGGATCATCCCATTATTCTTCCTCCATCCTATATGAAGACTTATATACTGCTGGATTATTTTACAGGATCACCTGAAGCAAGGAAAAGAAAGTATTGGGAATGGTGCCTTTCTTTAGATTGA
- the istB gene encoding IS21-like element helper ATPase IstB, with translation MSDQIRSLCKGLRLAYVADIYDKIPFNSTEQYLEALFSEELRLREKAKVQRLIKSAKFLDSKTISNYEWHDHIRFPSQLDKDSLMSLNFIPKQQNVVLIGSPGTGKSHLATGLGRKACELGFEVRFFRVSHLIEQLEHALRNNKLDAFRKRLEKVDLVILDEMGYLPFSKEGSELLFQLIAEWYEQKSLIITSNLEFSQWNRIFTDSRLTAALVDRLIHHAHILTFSGESYRLSNALSKSR, from the coding sequence ATGAGTGATCAAATTCGTTCTTTGTGCAAAGGTTTGAGATTAGCTTATGTCGCTGACATCTACGATAAAATACCATTCAATTCAACCGAACAATACTTAGAAGCATTGTTTTCAGAAGAGTTGCGTCTAAGAGAAAAAGCGAAGGTTCAACGGCTCATAAAAAGCGCGAAGTTTTTAGACTCTAAGACCATTAGTAATTATGAATGGCATGATCATATCCGCTTTCCATCTCAATTAGATAAAGATTCATTGATGAGCCTAAACTTTATACCGAAACAGCAGAATGTGGTATTGATTGGCTCGCCAGGAACAGGCAAATCTCATTTGGCAACCGGACTAGGCCGCAAGGCATGTGAGTTGGGTTTTGAAGTTAGATTTTTTAGAGTGTCACATCTAATAGAACAGTTAGAACACGCTTTGAGAAATAATAAATTAGACGCATTTAGGAAGAGGCTCGAGAAGGTTGATTTAGTTATTTTAGATGAAATGGGCTACCTTCCTTTTAGCAAGGAAGGTTCCGAATTACTCTTTCAACTTATTGCAGAGTGGTATGAACAAAAGAGTTTGATCATCACTTCAAATCTAGAGTTTAGCCAATGGAATCGAATATTTACTGATTCTAGGTTAACAGCAGCTTTAGTTGACCGTCTGATCCATCATGCGCACATTCTAACCTTCTCAGGAGAGAGTTATAGACTTTCGAATGCATTGTCAAAATCACGTTAA